One part of the Streptococcus sp. oral taxon 431 genome encodes these proteins:
- a CDS encoding GNAT family N-acetyltransferase, producing MIIRPARLTDLDRIFEIELENFSIEEAIPRPVFEAHLKEIKTSFLVAEKEGEILGYIEGPVVPHRHLQDQSFTEDIKDYSHQKGGYISVTCLSIAKKAQALGIGRKLLTALKEIALEHEREGINLTCHDYLIGYYEKHGFVNEGKSKSTFAGEEWYDMIWENTN from the coding sequence ATGATTATTAGACCAGCGAGATTGACAGATTTAGATCGTATCTTTGAAATTGAACTAGAGAACTTTTCAATTGAAGAAGCCATTCCTCGCCCTGTTTTTGAAGCTCATCTGAAGGAAATTAAGACTAGTTTTTTAGTGGCTGAAAAAGAGGGGGAAATACTAGGCTATATTGAGGGACCAGTAGTCCCTCATAGACATTTACAAGACCAGTCCTTTACAGAAGACATTAAAGATTATAGCCATCAAAAAGGTGGCTATATCTCTGTGACTTGTCTATCCATTGCTAAGAAAGCTCAAGCTTTAGGTATCGGACGAAAATTATTGACCGCCTTAAAAGAGATCGCTCTTGAGCATGAGCGTGAGGGAATCAATCTGACCTGTCATGACTATCTCATTGGTTATTATGAGAAACATGGTTTTGTGAATGAAGGAAAATCTAAGTCGACTTTTGCTGGGGAAGAATGGTATGATATGATCTGGGAAAACACGAATTAG